Part of the Bryobacteraceae bacterium genome is shown below.
CGCCCACGCTCTCTTCGTGGATACGCTTGGCGTCCCGCTGCTCTACCGGCACTACTATCTCCGCATCGTTCTCGTCTCGATGCTCCTCGCCATGGGGTGGCTTCTCTGGCGCCTCGTCGATCACGGCTTCCGCCGCGGCGTGGATCACGCCCGCGCCGCCGGCCGCGGAAGCGCCGCCTCTCTGATGCTGCTCGGCCGCCGCATTCTCAAGGCGCTGCTCGTGGTGCTGATCGGCGTCGCCATCCTCGCGGCCCTCGGCTTCCAAACCACCGGCATCCTCACTGGTCTCGGCATCGGCGGTATCGCCGTCGCCCTCGCCGCGCAGAAGACCATCGAAAACCTGTTCGGCGGCGTATCGCTGGTCTCCGACGAGGTCTTCCGTGTAGGCGATACCGTCAAGCTGGGCGATCGCGTCGGGTCCGTCGAAGACATCGGCCTCCGCTCCACGCGCATACGCACCAAGGAGCGCTCGGAACTTTCGGTCCCCAACGGCTCCCTGGCGGCCATGAACATCGAGAATCTCTCCCGGCGCGACAAGATTCTCATGGAGAAAACCATCTGGATCCGCGTGGAGACCCCGCCCGCTGCTATACGCGCTCTCATCGCACACGGCCGCGAATTCATTGATGCGCATCCAATGCTCACTCACCCGGATTCGCGCGTCCGCCTCGCGTCGGTGGAGGAAACCGGCTTCAAAGTGGAGATCTTTGCCTTCGTCGAGACCACCAACTTCGTCGAGTACCTCGCCGTGCAGGAAGAAATCCTGCTTCGCCTGGCTGAGTTCGCCGAAGCCGAAGGCGTGCCGCTCTCGTCCCGCCACTCGCGGCCCGGCGCGCCGGACGTGGCGCCGCCGGAAGCCGGAGCCGAGTAACTACCGCACCATACGGACGAACTCGGATCCAAGAAACAGGCCGATATACGCGGTGAGCCCCAGCGGAGCCAACAACGCCGCCCATCGCCGTTCCGCAACGCCGTAAACC
Proteins encoded:
- a CDS encoding mechanosensitive ion channel family protein, yielding MTPAFRVGVVAALALPLIAQTEPAKPPVDALGRSTPRGAIIGFLQAAQRDRLRLASEYLQLSEGDRNARGERLAGQLSSVLDHGFHGSLDAVSNRPEGALDDNLPVDLEEIAIQIPGAVSAPLRLVRVNGGDAGMIWLIAQQSVARIPDLYGLIAFPKIENLLPDFLVHHRLLGMPLWQWLAALLMAPVALGFGWVFARLLMSPIRAALRRIRGTAGGSDLWWRNSVGAPLAALLAMGAHALFVDTLGVPLLYRHYYLRIVLVSMLLAMGWLLWRLVDHGFRRGVDHARAAGRGSAASLMLLGRRILKALLVVLIGVAILAALGFQTTGILTGLGIGGIAVALAAQKTIENLFGGVSLVSDEVFRVGDTVKLGDRVGSVEDIGLRSTRIRTKERSELSVPNGSLAAMNIENLSRRDKILMEKTIWIRVETPPAAIRALIAHGREFIDAHPMLTHPDSRVRLASVEETGFKVEIFAFVETTNFVEYLAVQEEILLRLAEFAEAEGVPLSSRHSRPGAPDVAPPEAGAE